The following are from one region of the Pseudodesulfovibrio piezophilus C1TLV30 genome:
- a CDS encoding KTSC domain-containing protein yields MEMENVESSNLAAVGYDEDSSTMQVEFNNGSIYQYFDVPEHVFEELRDADSVGRYFNANVKGVYRYSRV; encoded by the coding sequence ATGGAAATGGAAAATGTAGAGTCTTCAAATCTTGCGGCAGTAGGGTACGATGAGGATAGTTCCACTATGCAGGTAGAGTTCAATAATGGTTCTATATACCAGTATTTTGATGTGCCTGAGCATGTTTTTGAAGAATTACGTGATGCGGATTCAGTTGGCAGATACTTTAATGCCAATGTTAAGGGCGTTTATAGGTACTCAAGGGTGTAA
- a CDS encoding DUF6471 domain-containing protein, with translation MLARSGVIYDELVSRLAVIGVEETVQGIKGKLHRGTFSFFWVLQCCRALDIKELRLD, from the coding sequence ATGCTGGCCAGAAGCGGTGTCATCTATGATGAACTTGTTTCTCGCCTCGCTGTTATCGGTGTTGAAGAAACTGTCCAGGGCATCAAAGGCAAACTTCATCGCGGCACGTTCAGCTTCTTTTGGGTGCTACAATGCTGCCGTGCGTTGGATATCAAAGAGCTTCGACTAGACTAG
- a CDS encoding WYL domain-containing protein, with translation MADYLGISLERASAAIREYVKLAPDNAHYDPSDKVYKPTKNFKPMIINPTPDQVLGHLLLEDGFLSPMPEMMRLPVPKRAIPTDILRTLLSTMADDQSIDILYRSMSSPEPTWRRITPHAFGHDGFRWHVRAYCSLRGEFRDFVLGRIVETGDRGYSKIEGQTDEEWDEILFVRIGSHPDLNENQRTAIEMDYGMEDGETVFEVRRSMLFYVLKQLGLHRTEEEQKKMEIPAYEQQVVLLNTGLLKLIRPDLV, from the coding sequence ATGGCCGATTATCTGGGTATCTCTCTAGAACGCGCTTCTGCAGCAATCAGAGAGTACGTCAAGCTTGCGCCTGACAACGCCCACTATGACCCGTCTGATAAAGTTTACAAACCTACTAAGAATTTCAAGCCGATGATCATCAATCCGACGCCGGATCAGGTGTTGGGACATCTTCTGCTTGAAGACGGATTTCTGTCTCCAATGCCTGAAATGATGCGGTTGCCTGTTCCCAAAAGGGCAATTCCGACAGACATCCTCAGAACATTGCTTTCAACCATGGCGGATGATCAGTCTATCGATATCCTGTATCGCTCCATGTCCAGCCCTGAGCCGACCTGGAGGCGTATAACGCCACATGCTTTTGGCCATGACGGGTTCCGTTGGCACGTTCGCGCATATTGTTCTCTGCGTGGAGAGTTCAGGGATTTCGTCCTTGGACGAATCGTAGAAACAGGTGATCGGGGTTACTCGAAGATCGAAGGTCAGACAGATGAGGAATGGGATGAAATTCTTTTTGTCCGGATAGGGTCTCATCCTGATTTGAATGAAAACCAGAGAACTGCCATCGAAATGGATTATGGAATGGAAGACGGAGAAACCGTCTTTGAGGTCCGAAGATCCATGCTCTTTTACGTATTAAAGCAGCTCGGCCTGCACCGGACTGAAGAAGAGCAGAAGAAGATGGAGATACCAGCCTATGAGCAACAGGTTGTGCTGCTCAATACGGGGCTGCTAAAGTTGATCAGGCCAGATCTAGTCTAG